The Brachyhypopomus gauderio isolate BG-103 chromosome 1, BGAUD_0.2, whole genome shotgun sequence genome includes a window with the following:
- the setmar gene encoding histone-lysine N-methyltransferase SETMAR, which produces MMRLYGGDISNGLEYVPILIETSVSEDDYPKFKYSPENVQGPGCDIDPSEVTLPGCPCRSTSCSPDDCPCLRFGQAYTSEGLLSERRGDLAACYSHPVFECNALCECGDSCWSRSVQHGVQVRLGIFRTESHGWGVRALEAVPRGRFVCEYAGEVLGFSEALRRQLAQTPTQANYIIAVQEHGGESGVCRTFVDPVGIGNVGRFLNHSCQPNLDMVPVRVHSLVPRLALFARRDIEEGEELTFDYSGGQAGRADQSGFANHTAIQRKACLCGSPKCTGFLPLDISILH; this is translated from the exons ATGATGCGGCTATACGGAGGGGATATAAGCAATGGGCTCGAATACGTGCCCATTCTGATAGAAACCAGTGTGAGCGAAGACGATTACCCCAAATTTAAG TACAGTCCAGAGAACGTCCAGGGTCCTGGCTGTGACATCGACCCGAGTGAAGTCACCCTCCCGGGCTGCCCGTGCCGCTCCACGTCCTGCTCTCCAGACGACTGCCCGTGTCTGCGCTTTGGCCAGGCCTACACCAGCGAGGGACTCCTGTCTGAGCGGAGAGGGGACCTTGCTGCTTGCTACAGCCACCCTGTGTTCGAGTGCAATGCTTTGTGTGAGTGCGGCGACTCCTGCTGGTCGCGGTCGGTACAGCATGGGGTGCAGGTGCGTCTGGGCATCTTCCGTACAGAGAGCCATGGCTGGGGTGTTCGGGCCCTGGAGGCGGTACCTCGGGGCCGCTTCGTGTGTGAGTATGCTGGCGAGGTGCTGGGCTTCTCCGAGGCCCTTCGCCGGCAGCTCGCCCAGACGCCCACCCAGGCAAATTATATCATCGCCGTCCAAGAGCACgggggtgagagtggggtgtGCCGCACCTTTGTGGACCCGGTCGGCATCGGGAACGTGGGGCGCTTCTTGAACCACTCGTGCCAGCCCAACCTGGACATGGTGCCCGTGCGTGTGCACTCCCTGGTGCCCAGGCTGGCGCTGTTCGCCAGGCGAGACATAGAGGAGGGCGAGGAGCTGACCTTTGATTACTCCGGAGGACAGGCCGGCCGAGCAGACCAGAGCGGGTTTGCAAACCACACAGCCATCCAGAGGAAAGCATGTCTGTGTGGGTCACCAAAGTGCACTGGCTTTTTACCTTTAGACATCTCAATCCTGCACTGA